In Thermodesulfobacteriota bacterium, the following are encoded in one genomic region:
- the rmuC gene encoding DNA recombination protein RmuC, which translates to MLDVTNLSADIINWLPILIAVVVGMLIGFGLALILRVIQAKTGKELAEELYAESEGQRRENLNAVIENIKASFGSLSLDALSKSTEEFLKLARATLAPERETTVKELDAKKGLIDQQLQRMSKELENVSTLMKDLEKDRVEKFGELASQLKTASEQTTSLMKVTTTIREALASSKARGQWGERMAEDVLNLAGFIENVNYLKQKSIEGGGSRPDFTFLLPRDLKLNMDVKFPLDNYIKYLEAVTEPEKLKFRSDFLRDVRGRIREVTTREYIDPEQNTVDCALLFIPNEQIYAFIHEQDSTIFDNALKNKVVLCSPINFITVLAVIRQAVDNFALERTSGELLSLFGRFKKQWDQFITKFESLGTRITDLQREYENLMTTRKRLLESPLDKIESARIKQGLPIAPEEGHETLKLIKTEEDENS; encoded by the coding sequence GGCTACCGATCCTGATTGCTGTTGTAGTAGGCATGCTTATAGGTTTTGGCTTAGCCTTAATATTGAGAGTGATACAGGCTAAGACTGGAAAGGAACTAGCAGAAGAGCTCTATGCTGAAAGTGAGGGTCAACGACGGGAGAATTTGAATGCTGTTATCGAAAATATAAAGGCGAGCTTTGGAAGTTTGTCTCTGGATGCATTGTCAAAATCGACCGAAGAATTCTTAAAATTAGCCAGAGCCACATTGGCGCCTGAAAGGGAGACGACTGTTAAGGAGTTAGATGCAAAGAAAGGATTGATCGATCAGCAATTGCAACGTATGTCAAAGGAGCTTGAAAATGTTTCAACACTAATGAAGGATCTCGAGAAGGATCGGGTTGAGAAGTTTGGTGAGCTCGCCAGTCAGCTAAAAACAGCAAGTGAGCAGACTACTTCATTAATGAAAGTGACAACTACAATTCGTGAGGCGCTTGCCAGTTCGAAGGCGAGGGGCCAGTGGGGAGAGCGTATGGCGGAAGACGTGTTAAATCTGGCGGGCTTTATCGAAAATGTTAATTATTTAAAGCAAAAGTCCATAGAGGGTGGAGGATCAAGGCCTGATTTTACCTTCCTTTTGCCCCGGGACCTAAAACTTAATATGGATGTTAAATTTCCTTTAGATAACTACATAAAGTATTTAGAGGCAGTAACGGAGCCTGAAAAATTAAAGTTCAGGAGCGATTTTTTAAGGGATGTAAGAGGACGGATCAGGGAAGTGACGACCCGTGAATACATAGATCCTGAACAGAACACTGTAGACTGCGCGCTTTTGTTCATTCCCAATGAGCAGATTTATGCCTTCATCCACGAACAGGATAGCACGATATTTGATAATGCCTTAAAAAATAAGGTTGTACTCTGCTCCCCAATTAACTTCATCACAGTTTTAGCAGTCATCAGACAGGCTGTTGATAATTTTGCCCTTGAGAGAACGTCTGGTGAATTGCTATCTCTGTTTGGACGTTTCAAAAAACAGTGGGATCAATTCATTACCAAGTTTGAATCGCTGGGTACGAGAATCACTGACTTGCAGAGAGAATATGAAAATCTTATGACCACGAGAAAGCGACTACTTGAAAGCCCTCTGGATAAGATAGAAAGCGCCAGAATCAAACAAGGATTGCCGATTGCCCCTGAAGAGGGTCATGAGACATTGAAATTAATTAAAACTGAAGAAGATGAAAACTCCTAA